The genomic stretch GAGGAAGGCGGTCACTGCCACCTGCAAGACATGACCGTGATGACCGGCCACAACGAGCGCCGTTATCGCTTCACCAAACGCACCCACCAGAACCAGCAACTGGGCCCGTTCATTTCCCACGAAATGAACCGCTGCATCGCCTGCTACCGCTGCGTGCGTTTCTACAAGGACTACGCCGGCGGCACCGACCTCGGTGTATTCGGCGCCCACGACAACGTGTACTTCGGTCGCGTTGAAGACGGCACGCTGGAAAGCGAGTTCTCCGGCAACCTCACCGAGGTCTGCCCGACCGGTGTGTTCACCGACAAGACTCACTCCGAGCGCTACAACCGTAAATGGGACATGCAGTTCTCGCCGAGCATCTGCCATGGCTGCTCCAGCGGTTGCAACATTTCCCCGGGCGAGCGTTACGGCGAACTGCGTCGCATCGAAAACCGTTACAACGGTTCGGTGAACCAGTACTTCCTGTGCGACCGTGGCCGTTTCGGTTATGGCTACGTCAACCGCACCGACCGTCCACGTCAGCCGCTGCTGGCCGACGGCACCAAGCTTGGACTGGATGCTGCGCTGGATAAAGCCGCCGACCTGCTGCGCGGTCGCAACATCGTCGGTATCGGTTCGCCGCGTGCCAGCCTCGAAAGCAACTACGCGTTGCGTGAGCTGGTGGGCGCCGAGCACTTCTACTCCGGTATCGAAGCCTCCGAACTGGAACGCATCCGTCTGGTCCTGCAAGTGCTGAAAGACAGCCCGTTGCCAGTGCCGAACATGCGCGACATCGAAGACCACGACGCCGTGTTCGTCCTCGGTGAAGACCTGACCCAGACCGCCGCCCGTATGGCCCTGGCCCTGCGTCAGTCGGTAAAAGGCAAGGCCGAAGACATGGCCGAAGCCATGCGCGTTCAGCCTTGGCTCGACGCCGCCGTGAAGAACATCGGTCAGCACGAGCTGAACCCGCTGTTCATCGCCAGCCTGGCTGAAACCAAGCTCGACGATATCGCCGAAGAGTGTGTACACGCCGCTCCAGACGATCTGGCCCGCATCGGTTTCGCCGTGGCTCACGCCCTGGACGCCAGCGCACCTGCCGTCGAAGGTCTGGACGCCGAAGCCCTGGAACTGGCCAAGCGCATCGCCGACGCCCTGATCAAAGCCAAGCGTCCGCTGATCATCGCCGGTACTTCGCTGGGCTCCAAAGCCTTGATCGAAGCTGCTGCGAACATCGCCAAGGCCCTGAAGCTGCGCGAGAAGAACGGTTCGATCAGCCTGATCGTGCCGGAAGCCAACAGCCTCGGTCTGGCCATGCTCGGTGGCGAATCGGTTGATGCTGCCCTGCAAGCGGTCATCGACGGCAAGGCCGACGCCATCGTCGTGCTGGAAAACGATCTGTACACCCGCACCACCAAAGCCAAGGTCGATGCTGCACTGAACGCTGCGAAAGTAGTGATCGTTGCCGACCATCAGAAGACGGCCACCAGCGACCGCGCGCATCTGGTTCTGCCAGCCGCCAGCTTCGCTGAAGGCGACGGTACTTTGGTCAGCCAGGAAGGCCGCGCCCAGCGCTTCTTCCAGGTTTTCGACCCGCAATACATGGACTCGAGCATTCTGGTCCACGAAGGCTGGCGCTGGCTGCACGCCCTGCGCGCCACCCTGCTGAACCAGCCGATCGACTGGACGCAACTCGACCACGTGACCGCTGCCGTTGCTTCGAGCACCACGCAGCTGGCGCGTATCGTCGACGCCGCACCGTCCGCCTCGTTCCGCATCAAGGGTCTGAAACTGGCGCGTGAACCGCTGCGTTATTCCGGTCGCACCGCGATGCGCGCCGACATCAGCGTTCACGAACCACGCACCCCGCAAGACAAGGACACCGCGTTCGCCTTCTCGATGGAAGGTTACTCGGGCTCCGTCGAACCGCGTCAGCAGGTTCCTTTCGCCTGGTCGCCAGGCTGGAACTCGCCGCAAGCCTGGAACAAGTTCCAGGACGAAGTCGGTGGTCACCTGCGCGCTGGCGATCCGGGCACCCGCCTGATCGAAAGCACCGGTGATTCGCTGAACTGGTTCGCCAGCGTTCCGCGCGCGTTCAACCCGGCCCAGGGCACCTGGCAAGCCGTGCCGTTCTACCACCTGTTCGGCAGCGACGAGAACTCGTCGAAAGCCGCCCCGGTCCAGGAACGTATCCCGGCCGCCTACGTTGGCCTGGCCAAATCCGAAGCGGATCGCCTGGGCGTCAACGACGGTGCACTGCTGAGCCTCAATGTTGCCGGCCAGACCCTGCGTCTGCCGCTGCGCATCAATGAAGAGCTGGGCGCCGGCCTGGTTGCACTGCCGGCCGGTCTGGCAGGCATTCCGCCGGCGATTTTCGGCCAAACCGTTGATGGTCTGCAGGAGGCAGCGCAATG from Pseudomonas allokribbensis encodes the following:
- the nuoG gene encoding NADH-quinone oxidoreductase subunit NuoG codes for the protein MATIHVDGKALEVDGADNLLQACLSLGLDIPYFCWHPALGSVGACRQCAVKQYTDENDTRGRIVMSCMTPATDNTWISIDDEESKAFRASVVEWLMTNHPHDCPVCEEGGHCHLQDMTVMTGHNERRYRFTKRTHQNQQLGPFISHEMNRCIACYRCVRFYKDYAGGTDLGVFGAHDNVYFGRVEDGTLESEFSGNLTEVCPTGVFTDKTHSERYNRKWDMQFSPSICHGCSSGCNISPGERYGELRRIENRYNGSVNQYFLCDRGRFGYGYVNRTDRPRQPLLADGTKLGLDAALDKAADLLRGRNIVGIGSPRASLESNYALRELVGAEHFYSGIEASELERIRLVLQVLKDSPLPVPNMRDIEDHDAVFVLGEDLTQTAARMALALRQSVKGKAEDMAEAMRVQPWLDAAVKNIGQHELNPLFIASLAETKLDDIAEECVHAAPDDLARIGFAVAHALDASAPAVEGLDAEALELAKRIADALIKAKRPLIIAGTSLGSKALIEAAANIAKALKLREKNGSISLIVPEANSLGLAMLGGESVDAALQAVIDGKADAIVVLENDLYTRTTKAKVDAALNAAKVVIVADHQKTATSDRAHLVLPAASFAEGDGTLVSQEGRAQRFFQVFDPQYMDSSILVHEGWRWLHALRATLLNQPIDWTQLDHVTAAVASSTTQLARIVDAAPSASFRIKGLKLAREPLRYSGRTAMRADISVHEPRTPQDKDTAFAFSMEGYSGSVEPRQQVPFAWSPGWNSPQAWNKFQDEVGGHLRAGDPGTRLIESTGDSLNWFASVPRAFNPAQGTWQAVPFYHLFGSDENSSKAAPVQERIPAAYVGLAKSEADRLGVNDGALLSLNVAGQTLRLPLRINEELGAGLVALPAGLAGIPPAIFGQTVDGLQEAAQ